A genome region from Streptomyces sp. S4.7 includes the following:
- a CDS encoding AbgT family transporter produces the protein MSTPTPAPPGTPGTPGTSGTPTEPRLPLIVRAMGVIERAGNALPHPFWLFWILSGILAVVSAVLAAADVSVVSPADDKTVAVQNLLSGDGLAMAVSTMIENFATFPPMATIVVVIMGVAVAERSGFLAALMKVGVSRVPASWVVFAVAFAGTVAHVASAAAYIILVPLGGLAFRAVGKSPILGVVVAYTAIASGYDASPLPTPNDAIFAGITTAAAQIVGGDDAYVSPLSNWFFNIASSFLLAVVITLVTKYVLSKRPDLDADPDADLDDLGGLSLSDRERSALRRAVYTLLAAAVVLAAALLPVSSPLRGEGGSIVESPFLDGIAAVVAFLFGLVGIVYGTRSGSIKKAADVPRLMGEGIKQMAPVLVLFFAIAQFLAYFDWTHIGDVLAVRAAEALQSSGLPIVVVFLMILLLLTLVNVMVTSGSAMWALAAPVLVPMLMLVSVPAETTQALFRIADSGSTAITPMSPYFLMALGFLQRYRKSAGIGTLASYTLPLAVTMTIAWTLLFLAWWALGIPLGPGAPVR, from the coding sequence ATGAGTACCCCGACTCCCGCACCACCAGGCACGCCCGGCACGCCGGGCACTTCGGGCACCCCCACCGAGCCCCGGCTGCCGCTGATCGTCCGTGCCATGGGCGTCATCGAACGCGCCGGCAACGCACTTCCGCACCCCTTCTGGCTGTTCTGGATCCTGTCCGGGATACTCGCCGTCGTCAGCGCCGTACTCGCGGCGGCGGACGTCTCCGTGGTCTCGCCGGCCGACGACAAGACCGTCGCCGTACAGAACCTCCTCAGCGGCGACGGACTCGCCATGGCGGTCTCGACGATGATCGAGAACTTCGCCACCTTCCCGCCGATGGCGACCATCGTCGTCGTCATCATGGGTGTCGCCGTCGCCGAACGCAGCGGATTCCTCGCCGCGTTGATGAAGGTCGGTGTCTCACGCGTCCCCGCGTCGTGGGTCGTGTTCGCGGTGGCCTTCGCGGGCACCGTCGCCCACGTCGCCTCCGCCGCCGCCTACATCATCCTCGTGCCGCTCGGCGGTCTGGCCTTCCGCGCGGTGGGCAAGTCCCCGATCCTCGGCGTCGTCGTGGCGTACACCGCGATCGCCTCCGGGTACGACGCCAGTCCGCTGCCCACACCCAACGACGCCATCTTCGCGGGGATCACCACCGCCGCCGCGCAGATCGTCGGCGGTGACGACGCGTACGTCTCCCCGCTGAGCAACTGGTTCTTCAACATAGCCTCCTCGTTCCTGCTCGCCGTCGTGATCACGCTGGTGACCAAGTACGTGCTCAGCAAGCGGCCCGACCTGGACGCCGACCCGGACGCCGACCTGGACGACCTGGGCGGGCTCAGCCTCTCGGACCGGGAACGCTCCGCGCTGCGCCGCGCCGTGTACACGCTGCTGGCCGCCGCCGTCGTCCTGGCCGCGGCGCTCCTGCCCGTCTCCTCACCGCTGCGCGGCGAGGGCGGCAGCATCGTGGAATCGCCGTTCCTCGACGGCATCGCGGCCGTCGTCGCCTTCCTCTTCGGTCTGGTGGGCATCGTCTACGGCACACGCTCCGGCTCGATCAAGAAGGCCGCCGACGTCCCGAGGCTGATGGGCGAGGGCATCAAGCAGATGGCGCCCGTACTGGTGCTCTTCTTCGCGATCGCCCAGTTCCTGGCGTACTTCGACTGGACCCATATCGGTGACGTCCTCGCGGTCAGGGCCGCCGAGGCACTCCAGTCCAGCGGGCTGCCGATCGTCGTCGTCTTCCTGATGATCCTGCTCCTGCTGACCCTGGTGAACGTGATGGTCACCAGCGGCTCGGCGATGTGGGCGCTGGCCGCGCCGGTCCTCGTCCCGATGCTCATGCTGGTGAGCGTGCCGGCGGAGACCACCCAGGCGCTGTTCCGGATCGCGGACTCCGGCTCCACCGCCATCACACCCATGAGTCCCTACTTCCTGATGGCGCTCGGTTTCCTCCAGCGGTACCGCAAGAGCGCCGGCATCGGCACGCTCGCGTCGTACACGCTGCCGCTCGCCGTCACGATGACCATCGCCTGGACGCTGCTGTTCCTGGCGTGGTGGGCGCTCGGCATCCCGCTCGGGCCGGGCGCGCCGGTGCGCTGA
- a CDS encoding poly(3-hydroxybutyrate) depolymerase — protein sequence MKQTPLGGRRPGRRARALFRTTVATAGLALVGSALAPVTATAAAAPAARPASADGCRQPAPQQPGTSGLRTVASGGLSRTYQLHLPANYNPRHDWPVVLAFHGRGNTGVGTEEFSGLSNLPAIVAYPNGVIGTGDGDRQAWQGAPYAAAGVDDVAFTGDLIDELRRTLCVDERRVYATGKSNGAGFTGLLACRMSDRIAAIAPVAGAFYPETGENCRPSRPVPVIDFHGTGDVTIPYAGDPDRGLPAIPDWTAAWADRNDCRPRPKTSTMEPDITITRHSGCDHGAEVRHVAITDGGHTWPGADSYSGGGYATETIEAHEVMWQFLRQYRTPRSVVR from the coding sequence ATGAAGCAGACCCCGCTCGGCGGCCGACGCCCCGGCCGGCGTGCCCGCGCCCTGTTCCGAACCACCGTGGCCACCGCCGGGCTCGCCCTCGTCGGCTCGGCCCTGGCCCCCGTCACGGCGACGGCCGCCGCCGCTCCCGCCGCCCGCCCCGCGTCCGCCGACGGCTGTCGGCAGCCCGCACCGCAGCAGCCGGGCACGAGCGGGCTGCGCACCGTCGCGAGCGGTGGACTCTCCCGTACGTACCAACTCCACCTGCCCGCCAACTACAACCCGCGCCACGACTGGCCCGTCGTGCTCGCCTTCCACGGCCGGGGCAACACCGGCGTCGGTACGGAGGAGTTCTCCGGACTCTCCAACCTGCCCGCGATCGTGGCGTACCCCAACGGCGTGATCGGCACCGGCGACGGCGACCGGCAGGCCTGGCAGGGCGCGCCGTACGCCGCCGCCGGCGTGGACGACGTCGCCTTCACCGGCGACCTCATCGACGAGCTGCGACGCACACTCTGTGTGGACGAGCGGCGCGTGTACGCCACCGGAAAGTCCAACGGCGCGGGCTTCACCGGCCTCCTCGCCTGCCGGATGTCCGACCGGATCGCCGCCATCGCCCCCGTGGCGGGCGCCTTCTACCCCGAGACCGGCGAGAACTGCCGCCCCTCGCGCCCCGTCCCCGTCATCGACTTCCACGGCACGGGCGACGTCACCATCCCCTACGCGGGCGACCCCGACCGCGGACTGCCCGCGATCCCCGACTGGACCGCCGCGTGGGCCGACCGCAACGACTGCCGCCCCCGGCCGAAGACCAGCACCATGGAGCCGGACATCACCATCACCCGGCACAGCGGCTGCGACCACGGCGCCGAGGTGCGCCACGTCGCCATCACCGACGGCGGGCACACCTGGCCCGGCGCCGACAGCTACAGCGGTGGGGGATACGCCACCGAGACCATCGAGGCGCACGAGGTGATGTGGCAGTTCCTGCGCCAGTACCGGACCCCTAGATCCGTCGTCCGCTGA